Proteins encoded together in one Staphylococcus aureus window:
- the atl gene encoding bifunctional autolysin — MAKKFNYKLPSMVALTLVGSAVTAHQVQAAETTQDQTTNKNVLDSNKVKATTEQAKAEVKNPTQNISGTQVYQDPAIVQPKTANNKTGNAQVSQKVDTAQVNGDTRANQSATTNNTQPVAKSTSTTAPKTNTNVTNAGYSLVDDEDDNSENQINPELIKSAAKPAALETQYKTAAPKAATTSAPKAKTEATPKVTTFSASAQPRSVAATPKTSLPKYKPQVNSSINDYIRKNNLKAPKIEEDYTSYFPKYAYRNGVGRPEGIVVHDTANDRSTINGEISYMKNNYQNAFVHAFVDGDRIIETAPTDYLSWGVGAVGNPRFINVEIVHTHDYASFARSMNNYADYAATQLQYYGLKPDSAEYDGNGTVWTHYAVSKYLGGTDHADPHGYLRSHNYSYDQLYDLINEKYLIKMGKVAPWGTQSTTTPTTPSKPTTPSKPSTGKLTVAANNGVAQIKPTNSGLYTTVYDKTGKATNEVQKTFAVSKTATLGNQKFYLVQDYNSGNKFGWVKEGDVVYNTAKSPVNVNQSYSIKPGTKLYTVPWGTSKQVAGSVSGSGNQTFKASKQQQIDKSIYLYGSVNGKSGWVSKAYLVDTAKPTPTPTPKPSTPTTNNKLTVSSLNGVAQINAKNNGLFTTVYDKTGKPTKEVQKTFAVTKEASLGGNKFYLVKDYNSPTLIGWVKQGDVIYNNAKSPVNVMQTYTVKPGTKLYSVPWGTYKQEAGAVSGTGNQTFKATKQQQIDKSIYLFGTVNGKSGWVSKAYLAVPAAPKKAVAQPKTAVKAYTVTKPQTTQTVSKIAQVKPNNTGIRASVYEKTAKNGAKYADRTFYVTKERAHGNETYVLLNNTSHNIPLGWFNVKDLNVQNLGKEVKTTQKYTVNKSNNGLSMVPWGTKNQVILTGNNIAQGTFNATKQVSVGKDVYLYGTINNRTGWVNAKDLTAPTAVKPTTSAAKDYNYTYVIKNGNGYYYVTPNSDTAKYSLKAFNEQPFAVVKEQVINGQTWYYGKLSNGKLAWIKSTDLAKELIKYNQTGMTLNQVAQIQAGLQYKPQVQRVPGKWTDAKFNDVKHAMDTKRLAQDPALKYQFLRLDQPQNISIDKINQFLKGKGVLENQGAAFNKAAQMYGINEVYLISHALLETGNGTSQLAKGADVVNNKVVTNSNTKYHNVFGIAAYDNDPLREGIKYAKQAGWDTVSKAIVGGAKFIGNSYVKAGQNTLYKMRWNPAHPGTHQYATDVDWANINAKIIKGYYDKIGEVGKYFDIPQYK, encoded by the coding sequence ATGGCGAAAAAATTCAATTACAAACTACCATCAATGGTTGCATTAACGCTTGTAGGTTCAGCAGTCACTGCACATCAAGTTCAAGCAGCTGAGACGACACAAGATCAAACTACTAATAAAAACGTTTTAGATAGTAATAAAGTTAAAGCAACTACTGAACAAGCAAAAGCTGAGGTAAAAAATCCAACGCAAAACATTTCTGGCACTCAAGTATATCAAGACCCTGCTATTGTCCAACCAAAAACAGCAAATAACAAAACAGGCAATGCTCAAGTAAGTCAAAAAGTTGATACTGCACAAGTAAATGGTGACACTCGTGCTAATCAATCAGCGACTACAAATAATACGCAGCCTGTTGCAAAGTCAACAAGCACTACAGCACCTAAAACTAACACTAATGTTACAAATGCTGGTTATAGTTTAGTTGATGATGAAGATGATAATTCAGAAAATCAAATTAATCCAGAATTAATTAAATCAGCTGCTAAACCTGCAGCTCTTGAAACGCAATATAAAACCGCAGCACCTAAAGCTGCAACTACATCAGCACCTAAAGCTAAAACTGAAGCGACACCTAAAGTAACTACTTTTAGCGCTTCAGCACAACCAAGATCAGTTGCTGCAACACCAAAAACGAGTTTGCCAAAATATAAACCACAAGTAAACTCTTCAATTAACGATTACATTCGTAAAAATAACTTAAAAGCACCTAAAATTGAAGAAGATTATACATCTTACTTCCCTAAATACGCATACCGTAACGGCGTAGGTCGTCCTGAAGGTATCGTAGTTCATGATACAGCTAATGATCGTTCGACGATAAATGGTGAAATTAGTTATATGAAAAATAACTATCAAAACGCATTCGTACATGCATTTGTTGATGGGGATCGTATAATCGAAACAGCACCAACGGATTACTTATCTTGGGGTGTCGGTGCAGTCGGTAACCCTAGATTCATCAATGTTGAAATCGTACACACACACGACTATGCTTCATTTGCACGTTCAATGAATAACTATGCTGACTATGCAGCTACACAATTACAATATTATGGTTTAAAACCAGACAGTGCTGAGTATGATGGAAATGGTACAGTATGGACTCACTACGCTGTAAGTAAATATTTAGGTGGTACTGACCATGCCGATCCACATGGATATTTAAGAAGTCATAATTATAGTTATGATCAATTATATGACTTAATTAATGAAAAATATTTAATAAAAATGGGTAAAGTGGCGCCATGGGGTACGCAATCTACAACTACCCCTACTACACCATCAAAACCAACAACACCGTCGAAACCATCAACTGGTAAATTAACAGTTGCTGCAAACAATGGTGTCGCACAAATCAAACCAACAAATAGTGGTTTATATACTACTGTATACGACAAAACTGGTAAAGCAACTAATGAAGTTCAAAAAACATTTGCTGTATCTAAAACAGCTACATTAGGTAATCAAAAATTCTATCTTGTTCAAGATTACAATTCTGGTAATAAATTTGGTTGGGTTAAAGAAGGCGATGTGGTTTACAACACAGCTAAATCACCTGTAAATGTAAATCAATCATATTCAATCAAACCTGGTACGAAACTTTATACAGTACCTTGGGGTACATCTAAACAAGTTGCTGGTAGTGTGTCTGGCTCTGGAAACCAAACATTTAAGGCTTCAAAGCAACAACAAATTGATAAATCAATTTATTTATATGGCTCTGTGAATGGTAAATCTGGTTGGGTAAGTAAAGCATATTTAGTTGATACTGCTAAACCTACGCCTACACCAACACCTAAGCCATCAACACCTACAACAAATAATAAATTAACAGTTTCATCATTAAACGGTGTTGCTCAAATTAATGCTAAAAACAATGGCTTATTCACTACAGTTTATGACAAAACTGGTAAGCCAACGAAAGAAGTTCAAAAAACATTTGCTGTAACAAAAGAAGCAAGTTTAGGTGGAAACAAATTCTACTTAGTTAAAGATTACAATAGTCCAACTTTAATTGGTTGGGTTAAACAAGGTGACGTTATTTATAACAATGCAAAATCACCTGTAAATGTAATGCAAACATATACAGTAAAACCAGGCACTAAATTATATTCAGTACCTTGGGGCACTTATAAACAAGAAGCTGGTGCAGTTTCTGGTACAGGTAACCAAACTTTTAAAGCGACTAAGCAACAACAAATTGATAAATCTATCTATTTATTTGGAACTGTAAATGGTAAATCTGGTTGGGTAAGTAAAGCATATTTAGCTGTACCTGCTGCACCTAAAAAAGCAGTAGCACAACCAAAAACAGCTGTAAAAGCTTATACTGTTACTAAACCACAAACGACTCAAACAGTTAGCAAGATTGCTCAAGTTAAACCAAACAACACTGGTATTCGTGCTTCTGTTTATGAAAAAACAGCGAAAAACGGTGCGAAATATGCAGACCGTACGTTCTATGTAACAAAAGAGCGTGCTCATGGTAATGAAACGTATGTATTATTAAACAATACAAGCCATAACATCCCATTAGGTTGGTTCAATGTAAAAGACTTAAATGTTCAAAACTTAGGCAAAGAAGTTAAAACGACTCAAAAATATACTGTTAATAAATCAAATAACGGCTTATCAATGGTTCCTTGGGGTACTAAAAACCAAGTCATTTTAACAGGCAATAACATTGCTCAAGGTACATTTAATGCAACGAAACAAGTATCTGTAGGCAAAGATGTTTATTTATACGGTACTATTAATAACCGCACTGGTTGGGTAAATGCAAAAGATTTAACTGCACCAACTGCTGTGAAACCAACTACATCAGCTGCCAAAGATTATAACTACACTTATGTAATTAAAAATGGTAATGGTTATTACTATGTAACACCAAATTCTGATACAGCTAAATACTCATTAAAAGCATTTAATGAACAACCATTCGCAGTTGTTAAAGAACAAGTCATTAATGGACAAACTTGGTACTATGGTAAATTATCTAACGGTAAATTAGCATGGATTAAATCAACTGATTTAGCTAAAGAATTAATTAAGTATAATCAAACAGGTATGACATTAAACCAAGTTGCTCAAATACAAGCTGGTTTACAATATAAACCACAAGTACAACGTGTACCAGGTAAGTGGACAGATGCTAAATTTAATGATGTTAAGCATGCAATGGATACGAAGCGTTTAGCTCAAGATCCAGCATTAAAATATCAATTCTTACGCTTAGACCAACCACAAAATATTTCTATTGATAAAATTAATCAATTCTTAAAAGGTAAAGGTGTATTAGAAAACCAAGGTGCTGCATTTAACAAAGCTGCTCAAATGTATGGCATTAATGAAGTTTATCTTATCTCACATGCCCTATTAGAAACAGGTAACGGTACTTCTCAATTAGCGAAAGGTGCAGATGTAGTGAACAACAAAGTTGTAACTAACTCAAACACGAAATACCATAACGTATTTGGTATTGCTGCATATGATAACGATCCTTTACGTGAAGGTATTAAATATGCTAAACAAGCTGGTTGGGACACAGTATCAAAAGCAATCGTTGGTGGTGCTAAATTCATCGGCAACTCATATGTAAAAGCTGGTCAAAATACACTTTACAAAATGAGATGGAATCCTGCACATCCAGGAACACACCAATATGCTACAGATGTAGATTGGGCTAACATCAATGCTAAAATCATCAAAGGCTACTATGATAAAATTGGCGAAGTCGGCAAATACTTCGACATCCCACAATATAAATAA
- a CDS encoding GNAT family N-acetyltransferase, protein MFSKVNNQKMLEDCFYIRKKVFVEEQGVPEESEIDEYESESIHLIGYDNGQPVATARIRPINETTVKIERVAVMKSHRGQGMGRMLMQAVESLAKDEGFYVATMNAQCHAIPFYESLNFKMRGNIFLEEGIEHIEMTKKLTSLN, encoded by the coding sequence ATGTTTTCAAAAGTAAACAATCAAAAGATGTTAGAAGATTGCTTCTATATAAGAAAGAAAGTGTTTGTAGAAGAACAAGGCGTCCCTGAGGAAAGTGAAATTGATGAATATGAATCTGAATCTATTCACCTCATTGGATATGATAATGGACAGCCAGTTGCCACTGCTCGAATACGCCCTATTAATGAAACAACTGTCAAAATAGAACGAGTAGCTGTGATGAAATCACATCGTGGACAAGGAATGGGTAGAATGCTTATGCAAGCTGTAGAATCATTAGCTAAAGATGAAGGTTTTTACGTAGCTACTATGAATGCCCAATGTCATGCTATCCCATTTTATGAAAGTTTAAACTTTAAAATGAGAGGTAATATATTTCTTGAGGAAGGCATCGAGCATATTGAAATGACAAAAAAGTTAACCTCGCTTAATTAA
- a CDS encoding osmotic stress response protein (Essential protein for resistance to osmotic stress from salt), which yields MSRKTYEKIANINGMFNMLEQQIIHSQDMAHFRSEFFYVNHEHRENYEALLIYYKNSIDNPIVDGACYILALPEIFNSVDVFESELPFSWVYDENGITETMKSLSIPLQYLVAAALEVTDVNIFKPSGFTMGMNNWNIAQMRIFWQYTAIIRKEAL from the coding sequence ATGAGTAGAAAAACATACGAAAAGATTGCAAATATAAATGGCATGTTTAATATGTTAGAACAACAAATCATTCATAGCCAAGATATGGCTCATTTTAGAAGTGAATTTTTTTACGTCAATCATGAGCATCGAGAAAACTATGAAGCACTCCTAATTTATTACAAAAATAGTATCGACAATCCTATTGTAGATGGTGCATGTTATATTTTAGCCCTACCTGAAATTTTCAATAGTGTTGATGTTTTCGAATCAGAGTTACCATTTTCATGGGTATATGATGAAAATGGCATTACCGAAACAATGAAATCACTTAGCATTCCATTACAATATTTAGTTGCAGCAGCTTTAGAAGTAACTGATGTGAATATATTTAAGCCTTCAGGATTTACAATGGGAATGAATAATTGGAATATTGCTCAAATGCGAATCTTTTGGCAATATACAGCAATTATTAGAAAAGAAGCACTATAA
- a CDS encoding polyisoprenyl-teichoic acid--peptidoglycan teichoic acid transferase yields the protein MNKFLKYFLILLALVLIVVPIVFATLLFKTSQDAFESSQDSKNANRQSNLRDNKVNPEEQPISILFLGIDDNDGRRKKGQDAEHSRSDAMILTTFNQSKHQIRMLSIPRDTISYIPKVGYYDKITHAHAYGGPIAAMDSVEATMNVPVDYYVRVNMKAFVEAVNELGGIYYDVPYDLNEPNTDDTGKIKIKKGYQKLNGDEALAVARTRHHDSDLKRGQRQMELIKILFQKAQEVDSIDKLDNVIQIVGKNAKHNLTNSEIKALAKMYLTNDVEIKTAQLKGKDDMLNGIYYYHPSVESIQKYANLLRKDLELSPINDKNDFLDQRVINHYGSLIPLTPLDNSLLRKEQNDTTDKDKTSNENSDSTNNSDSSNQQQPATDQNSNQNQGGTQQAPQASNNQNGVVN from the coding sequence ATGAATAAATTTTTAAAATACTTTTTGATCCTTCTAGCATTGGTTCTCATTGTTGTTCCAATAGTCTTCGCTACGTTACTTTTTAAAACGTCCCAAGATGCATTCGAATCTTCTCAAGACAGCAAAAATGCTAATCGTCAATCCAACTTAAGAGATAATAAAGTCAATCCCGAAGAACAACCTATCTCTATTCTTTTCTTAGGTATCGATGATAACGATGGAAGAAGAAAAAAAGGACAGGATGCTGAACACTCTAGATCAGACGCTATGATTTTAACTACTTTTAATCAATCAAAACATCAAATTAGAATGCTTAGTATTCCACGTGATACTATCAGCTACATTCCTAAAGTTGGCTATTACGATAAGATTACCCATGCACATGCATATGGTGGTCCAATTGCCGCAATGGATTCGGTAGAAGCTACCATGAATGTACCTGTTGATTATTATGTGAGAGTCAATATGAAAGCATTTGTCGAGGCTGTAAATGAGCTTGGTGGCATATACTATGATGTGCCATACGACTTAAATGAACCTAACACAGATGATACTGGTAAGATTAAAATTAAAAAAGGGTACCAAAAATTAAATGGTGATGAGGCTTTAGCAGTTGCTAGAACTAGACATCATGATTCAGACTTAAAACGTGGACAACGTCAAATGGAATTAATTAAGATTTTATTCCAAAAAGCACAGGAAGTTGATTCTATTGATAAACTTGATAACGTGATTCAAATTGTAGGTAAAAATGCAAAGCATAATTTAACTAACTCTGAAATTAAAGCTTTAGCAAAAATGTACTTAACAAATGATGTTGAAATTAAAACTGCGCAATTAAAAGGTAAAGATGATATGTTAAATGGTATTTACTATTATCATCCAAGTGTTGAAAGCATTCAAAAATATGCAAACTTACTTCGTAAAGACTTAGAATTATCACCTATTAATGATAAAAATGATTTCTTAGATCAACGTGTCATTAATCATTATGGTTCATTAATACCATTAACGCCTTTAGATAATAGTTTATTGAGAAAAGAACAAAATGATACGACAGATAAAGATAAGACATCTAACGAGAACAGTGATTCAACTAATAACAGTGATTCCAGCAATCAACAACAACCTGCTACAGATCAAAACTCAAATCAAAATCAAGGTGGCACACAACAAGCGCCACAAGCTTCAAATAACCAAAATGGTGTTGTAAATTAA
- the fmtA gene encoding teichoic acid D-Ala esterase FmtA, whose translation MKFNKVKLVIHACVLLFIIISIALIFHRLQTKTHSIDPIHKETKLSDNEKYLVDRNKEKVAPSKLKEVYNSKDPKYKKIDKYLQSSLFNGSVAIYENGKLKMSKGYGYQDFEKGIKNTPNTMFLIGSAQKFSTGLLLKQLEEEHKININDPVSKYLPWFKTSKPIPLKDLMLHQSGLYKYKSSKDYKNLDQAVKAIQKRGIDPKKYKKHMYNDGNYLVLAKVIEEVTGKSYAENYYTKIGDPLKLQHTAFYDEQPFKKYLAKGYAYNSTGLSFLRPNILDQYYGAGNLYMTPTDMGKLITQIQQYKLFSPKITNPLLHEFGTKKYPDEYRYGFYAKPTLNRLNGGFFGQVFTVYYNDKYVVVLALNVKGNNEVRIKHIYNDILKQNKPYNTKGVIVQ comes from the coding sequence ATGAAATTTAATAAAGTAAAACTAGTTATACATGCGTGTGTACTATTATTTATCATTATTTCTATAGCGTTAATTTTTCATCGATTACAGACGAAGACACATTCTATAGACCCAATACATAAGGAAACAAAATTATCAGACAATGAAAAATATTTAGTGGATCGTAATAAGGAAAAGGTTGCGCCGTCTAAACTAAAAGAGGTATATAATAGCAAGGATCCTAAATATAAGAAAATTGACAAGTATTTACAAAGTTCATTATTTAACGGTTCAGTAGCTATATATGAAAATGGCAAATTGAAAATGAGTAAAGGTTATGGATATCAAGATTTTGAAAAAGGTATTAAAAACACACCGAATACGATGTTTTTAATAGGTTCAGCTCAAAAATTTTCAACAGGGTTACTGTTAAAACAGTTAGAAGAAGAACATAAAATAAATATCAATGATCCAGTAAGTAAATACCTTCCATGGTTTAAAACATCTAAGCCTATCCCATTGAAAGATTTAATGTTGCATCAAAGTGGATTATATAAATATAAATCCTCAAAAGATTATAAAAATTTAGATCAAGCAGTTAAAGCGATTCAAAAACGTGGTATTGATCCTAAGAAATACAAAAAGCATATGTATAACGATGGGAATTATTTAGTACTTGCGAAAGTAATTGAAGAAGTTACAGGTAAATCTTATGCTGAGAATTATTATACAAAAATAGGAGATCCTTTAAAACTTCAGCACACAGCATTTTATGATGAACAACCTTTTAAAAAATATCTAGCAAAAGGTTATGCTTATAATAGTACAGGACTTTCATTCTTAAGACCTAATATTTTGGACCAATACTATGGTGCAGGTAATTTATATATGACACCAACAGATATGGGTAAATTAATTACTCAAATACAACAATATAAATTATTCAGTCCTAAAATAACCAATCCATTATTACATGAGTTTGGTACGAAAAAGTATCCAGATGAATATCGATATGGTTTCTATGCTAAGCCAACATTGAATAGACTTAACGGGGGATTCTTTGGACAAGTCTTTACTGTTTACTATAATGATAAGTATGTAGTTGTACTTGCATTAAATGTAAAAGGAAACAATGAAGTTCGAATCAAACATATTTATAATGATATTTTAAAACAAAATAAACCTTACAATACGAAGGGTGTTATTGTTCAATAA
- the qoxD gene encoding cytochrome aa3 quinol oxidase subunit IV, with amino-acid sequence MKHTVGFIASIVLTLLAVYVTLYTSLTFHAKLTIIFGFAFVQAGLQLLMFMHLTEGKDGRLQTFKVIFALVITLCFVVGTYWVMQGGHSSHL; translated from the coding sequence ATGAAACATACTGTAGGATTTATCGCATCTATCGTATTAACGCTTTTAGCAGTTTACGTAACACTATACACGTCATTAACATTCCACGCGAAGTTGACAATTATCTTTGGCTTTGCATTCGTCCAAGCAGGACTTCAATTATTAATGTTCATGCATTTAACTGAAGGTAAAGATGGACGTTTACAAACATTCAAAGTTATCTTTGCTCTTGTAATTACACTTTGTTTCGTTGTCGGAACATATTGGGTTATGCAAGGCGGTCACTCTTCACACTTATAA
- the qoxC gene encoding cytochrome aa3 quinol oxidase subunit III translates to MSHDTNTIDSRTHEGELNKLGFWIFITAEFALFGTLFATLLTLQHGGDYAGKMTTELFELPLVLIMTFALLFSSYTCGIAIYYMRQEKQKLMMFWMIITLLLGLVFVGFEIYEFAHYASEGVNPTIGSYWSSFFILLGTHGCHVSLGIVWAICLLIQIQRRGLDKYNAPKLFIVSLYWHFLDVVWVFIFTAVYMIGMVYSG, encoded by the coding sequence ATGAGTCATGATACAAACACTATTGATTCACGCACACATGAAGGCGAATTAAATAAGCTTGGCTTTTGGATTTTCATTACAGCCGAATTTGCGTTATTCGGTACCCTATTTGCGACACTATTAACTTTGCAACATGGTGGCGATTATGCAGGTAAAATGACTACTGAGTTATTTGAATTGCCTCTTGTTTTAATAATGACGTTTGCATTATTATTCAGTTCTTACACATGTGGTATTGCTATTTACTACATGCGCCAAGAAAAACAAAAGTTAATGATGTTTTGGATGATCATTACGTTACTTTTAGGTTTAGTCTTTGTTGGATTCGAAATTTATGAATTCGCACACTATGCATCAGAAGGCGTTAACCCAACAATTGGTTCTTACTGGTCTAGTTTCTTTATCCTATTAGGAACGCATGGTTGTCACGTATCGCTAGGTATCGTTTGGGCCATTTGTTTATTAATCCAAATCCAACGACGCGGATTAGACAAATATAATGCGCCAAAATTATTTATAGTAAGTTTATACTGGCACTTCTTAGATGTTGTTTGGGTTTTCATCTTTACTGCCGTATATATGATAGGGATGGTGTATAGCGGATGA
- the qoxB gene encoding cytochrome aa3 quinol oxidase subunit I has protein sequence MNFPWDQLLVKGNWMITMAQIGAPFLVIGLIAVITYFKLWKYLYKEWFTSVDHKKIGIMYLICAVLMFVRGGIDALLIRAQLTVPDNKFLESNHYNEIFSTHGVIMIIFMAMPFIFGLWNIVVPLQIGARDVAFPVLNNVSFWLFFAGMILFNLSFIIGGSPAAGWTNYAPLAGEFSPGPGVNYYLIAIQISGLGTLATGINFFVTILRCKTPTMKFMQMPMFTVTTFITTLIVILAFPPLTVALALMTTDRIFDTAFFTVAHGGMPMLWANFFWVWGHPEVYIVILPAFGIYSEIIPTFARKRLFGHQSMVWATAGIAFLSFLVWVHHFFTMGNGALINSFFSISTMLIGIPTGVKLFNWLLTLYKGRITFESPMLFSLAFIPNFLLGGVTGVMLAMASADYQYHNTYFLVAHFHYTLVTGVVFACLAGLIFWYPKMMGYKLNETLNKWCFWFFMIGFNVCFLPQFILGLDGMPRRLYTYMPSDGWFLLNLISTIGALLMAIGFLFLVVSIVYSHFKSPREATGDNWDGLGRTLEWTTASAIPPKYNFAITPDWNDYDTFVDMKEHGRHYLDNHNYKDIHMPNNTPVGFWIGIFMTIGGFFLIFETVIPALICLFGIFGTMIYRSFQIDHGYHIPAAEVAETEARLREARIKEREAVSHES, from the coding sequence ATGAATTTTCCATGGGATCAATTACTAGTTAAAGGTAACTGGATGATTACAATGGCACAAATTGGTGCCCCATTCTTAGTTATTGGTTTAATCGCAGTAATTACTTACTTTAAATTATGGAAATATCTTTACAAAGAATGGTTCACATCTGTAGACCATAAGAAAATCGGTATTATGTATTTAATCTGTGCCGTATTAATGTTCGTCCGTGGTGGTATTGATGCGTTACTTATTCGTGCGCAATTAACAGTACCTGATAACAAATTTTTAGAATCTAACCACTATAACGAAATTTTTAGTACACATGGTGTAATCATGATTATCTTCATGGCAATGCCATTTATCTTTGGTTTATGGAATATCGTTGTTCCATTACAAATTGGAGCACGTGATGTTGCATTCCCAGTATTAAACAACGTAAGTTTCTGGCTATTCTTTGCAGGTATGATTTTATTCAACCTGTCATTTATTATTGGTGGTTCACCAGCAGCTGGTTGGACAAACTATGCGCCACTAGCAGGTGAATTCAGTCCTGGTCCGGGTGTTAACTATTACTTAATAGCTATACAAATTTCAGGGCTTGGTACCTTAGCTACAGGTATCAACTTCTTTGTAACAATTTTAAGATGTAAAACACCAACTATGAAGTTTATGCAAATGCCAATGTTTACAGTAACAACATTTATTACTACATTAATTGTTATTCTTGCTTTCCCTCCTTTAACAGTAGCGTTAGCATTAATGACAACTGATAGAATATTTGACACAGCATTCTTCACAGTTGCACATGGCGGTATGCCAATGCTTTGGGCTAACTTCTTCTGGGTATGGGGGCACCCTGAAGTTTATATCGTTATCCTTCCAGCATTTGGTATTTACTCAGAAATTATCCCGACATTCGCTCGTAAGCGTTTATTCGGACATCAAAGTATGGTATGGGCAACTGCCGGTATCGCGTTCCTTAGTTTCTTAGTTTGGGTTCACCATTTCTTCACAATGGGTAATGGTGCGTTAATCAACTCATTCTTCTCAATTTCAACAATGCTGATTGGTATTCCAACTGGTGTGAAATTGTTTAACTGGTTATTAACATTATATAAAGGACGTATTACATTTGAGTCACCAATGCTATTCTCATTAGCATTTATCCCTAACTTCCTTTTAGGTGGTGTTACGGGTGTAATGTTAGCAATGGCATCAGCTGACTATCAATATCACAATACGTACTTCTTAGTAGCTCACTTCCACTATACATTGGTTACTGGTGTTGTATTTGCCTGCTTAGCTGGTTTAATCTTCTGGTATCCAAAGATGATGGGTTACAAATTAAACGAAACATTAAACAAATGGTGCTTCTGGTTCTTCATGATCGGATTTAACGTTTGTTTCTTACCACAATTCATTCTTGGATTAGATGGTATGCCACGTCGTTTATACACTTATATGCCATCAGATGGTTGGTTCTTATTAAACTTAATTTCAACTATCGGTGCATTATTAATGGCAATCGGATTCTTATTCCTTGTTGTTAGTATCGTATACAGTCACTTCAAATCTCCACGTGAAGCAACTGGAGATAACTGGGATGGCCTTGGTCGTACTCTAGAGTGGACTACTGCATCAGCAATTCCACCTAAATACAACTTTGCCATTACACCAGATTGGAATGACTACGACACATTTGTTGATATGAAAGAACATGGTCGTCATTACTTAGACAACCATAATTACAAAGACATTCATATGCCAAACAATACTCCTGTTGGATTCTGGATTGGTATCTTTATGACTATCGGCGGTTTCTTCTTAATTTTCGAAACTGTAATTCCAGCATTAATTTGTTTATTCGGTATTTTTGGTACTATGATTTATCGCAGTTTCCAAATCGATCACGGATATCATATCCCTGCTGCTGAAGTTGCAGAAACTGAAGCTAGATTAAGAGAAGCGCGTATTAAAGAAAGGGAGGCTGTAAGTCATGAGTCATGA